A portion of the Lolium rigidum isolate FL_2022 chromosome 1, APGP_CSIRO_Lrig_0.1, whole genome shotgun sequence genome contains these proteins:
- the LOC124685199 gene encoding protein decapping 5-like: MAAAPETYIGSVISLTSKSEIRYEGVLYTINTEESSIGLRNVRSFGSEGRKKDGQQIPASDKIYEYILFRGSDIKDLQVKSSPPAQPASLHNDPAIIQSHYPRPTSVSTSLPPAASTTAADQAAQNGQSGIQMSPPFQGSLPPTSQNIQSGIQMPPPFQGNLPPTSQSVQSGIQMRPPFQGNLPPPSQNAQPGIQMHVQSGIQMPPPPFQGNLPPTSQNVQPGIQMPPPFPGNLPPSSQNGQPGIQIPPPFQVNLPPTSQNVQSGIQMPPPFQGNLPPTSQSVQSGIQMPPPFQGNPFQPPPSLPSWNSSPMASSVNGSGLAMPPMYWPGYYTPPTGFAHLQQPTFLRPPHGLAVPQALQQSYPGLNASLPAGFPSMPDFPSLLQPSNIQSQTLGVSAVPASSSASATETQVSQLPTKPSAVPASAISLGLTPPSVSPSTSMIEPSISLSQGMPSTVNNKPVVLPDSSVASLSSDKPDSVLASVSTYQPSQAPSANIASGVISGAESIALVSPGQLLPTNSSTSSQTVQTTAVAPPSKPPSVVSSSQTASVDPSSHPASSAVSRQKVSSAAVPSSRQVEPRNENKEAKQTEQKAKQHVIAPSENKEPLLPAPKPILQKPAGASSYAQYNNRERGRGRGRGRANVQSRPVAKFAEDFDFMAMNEKFNKDEVWGHLGKSNGQFSDDPNEYEDNGLEDDVVSPGKPEVKPLYVKDDFFDSLSSNTIDNGARNGRIKFSEQRKIDTETFGDSARHRSMGMRGGGRGGPRGGGPRGRGGYYGRGYGYTGRGRGYFYPNQQP; encoded by the exons atggcggcggcgccggagacgTACATCGGGAGCGTCATAAGCCTCACGTCCAAGAGCGAGATCCGGTACGAGGGCGTCCTCTACACCATCAACACCGAGGAGTCCAGCATCGGGCTCAGGAACG TTCGTTCATTTGGAAGCGAAGGCCGTAAGAAGGATGGCCAACAGATTCCTGCTAGCGACAAGATATATGAGTATATACTCTTTCGAGGAAGTGATATAAAG GATTTACAAGTCAAATCCTCTCCACCAGCTCAGCCCGCTTCATTACACAATGATCCAGCTATTATTCAG TCACATTATCCTCGTCCTACATCAGTATCTACAAGCTTGCCTCCTGCTGCAAGCACAACGGCAGCTGACCAGGCGGCACAAAATGGTCAGTCAGGAATTCAGATGTCACCTCCATTTCAAGGGAGTTTGCCTCCTACCTCACAGAATATTCAGTCAGGAATTCAGATGCCACCACCATTTCAAGGGAATTTACCTCCTACCTCACAAAGTGTGCAGTCAGGCATTCAGATGCGACCACCATTTCAAGGGAATTTGCCTCCACCCTCACAAAATGCGCAGCCAGGAATTCAGATGCATGTGCAGTCAGGTATTCAGATGCCACCCCCCCCATTTCAAGGGAATTTGCCTCCAACCTCACAAAATGTGCAGCCAGGAATTCAGATGCCACCACCATTTCCAGGGAATTTGCCCCCTAGCTCGCAAAATGGTCAGCCCGGGATTCAGATACCACCACCATTTCAAGTGAATTTGCCTCCCACCTCACAAAATGTTCAGTCTGGGATTCAGATGCCTCCTCCATTTCAAGGGAATTTGCCACCTACCTCACAAAGTGTTCAGTCAGGGATTCAGATGCCACCTCCATTTCAAGGGAATCCATTTCAACCCCCACCTAGCTTACCTTCATGGAACTCGTCTCCTATGGCATCATCTGTAAATGGAAGTGGCCTTGCAATGCCTCCAATGTACTGGCCAGGATATTACACCCCACCAACTGGGTTTGCTCATTTGCAGCAACCAACCTTTTTACGCCCCCCACACGGTTTGGCAGTTCCTCAGGCCCTGCAGCAGTCTTATCCTGGACTCAATGCATCTTTGCCAGCTGGGTTTCCAAGCATGCCAGACTTTCCTTCTTTACTGCAACCTAGTAATATTCAAAGCCAAACATTAGGTGTATCTGCAGTCCCTGCCTCATCAAGTGCATCTGCAactgaaacacaagtgagccagcTCCCAACTAAACCGTCAGCTGTTCCTGCTTCTGCAATCTCTCTGGGTTTAACTCCCCCATCTGTCAGTCCTTCCACTTCCATGATTGAACCCAGCATCTCCCTATCTCAAGGCATGCCTTCTACAGTGAACAATAAACCGGTTGTTCTACCTGACTCTAGTGTGGCTTCTCTCAGCAGTGACAAGCCTGACAGTGTACTTGCTTCTGTTTCAACTTATCAACCTTCCCAGGCACCATCTGCTAACATCGCATCTGGTGTAATCAGTGGTGCGGAATCAATTGCACTGGTCTCTCCTGGACAACTTCTGCCTACTAATTCCTCGACTTCGTCACAGACTGTGCAAACTACTGCTGTGGCTCCACCTTCTAAACCTCCCTCCGTGGTTTCATCCTCTCAGACTGCCTCTGTAGATCCATCATCACACCCCGCTTCCTCTGCAGTTTCACGACAGAAAGTTTCTTCTGCTGCTGTTCCATCATCACGACAGGTGGAGCCGAGGAATGAAAATAAAGAAGCCAAGCAGACTGAACAGAAGGCTAAACAACATGTGATTGCTCCATCTGAAAATAAGGAGCCTCTGTTGCCAGCACCAAAGCCCATTCTTCAGAAG CCTGCTGGAGCTTCCTCATATGCTCAGTACAACAATAGAGAACGAGGCCGTGGAAGAGGTCGAGGAAGAGCAAATGTG CAATCACGTCCTGTAGCCAAGTTTGCGGAGGACTTTGATTTCATGGCTATGAACGAGAAATTCAACAAAGATGAAGTATGGGGCCATCTTGGTAAAAGCAATGGACAGTTTAGTGACGATCCAAATGAGTATGAAGACAATGGTCTGGAAGACGATGTGGTGTCTCCTGGAAAGCCGGAGGTTAAG CCTCTTTATGTCAAAGACGACTTCTTTGATTCACTCTCAAGCAACACAATTGATAATGGAGCTAGAAATGGAAGAATCAAATTCTCCGAGCAGAGAAAAATAGACACAGAG ACCTTCGGCGATTCTGCAAGGCATCGATCTATGGGCATGCGTGGTGGAGGTAGGGGCGGTCCCCGTGGGGGTGGTcctcgtggtcgtggtggctacTATGGAAGAGGGTATGGGTATACAGGGAGGGGACGCGGCTATTTTTACCCAAACCAGCAGCCTTGA